DNA from Deltaproteobacteria bacterium:
TTTCAAAGACTTCAAAATAAGAATGTGGTAGAAAATTTATATGACGAAAAAAGGACTTCAAAAAGAAATTCAAAGTATTACGAGACAACTTGTTGAAAATTATGGTGCCAAAAAAGTGATCCTTTTTGGTTCTGCGGCCAGAGGAGAATTCAGCGAAGATAGTGATTTGGACTTTCTCATTCTTAAGGACAATATTCCCTATTATGGAAAAGACCGTCTTTTGGAGCTTGATCGTCTCATAAAATACCGTTTACCAACCGATATGTTTGTTTACAGCCTTGACGAGTTTGAAAATCTTCAACAGATGGGGGACCCTTTTATCCAACAAATTCTTCAGGAGGGAAAAGTTCTCCATGGCTGAAAAGAAAATATTCATGGAATGGGTGGGGAAGGCGGACGAAGATTTTCATTTTGCCAGTGCCTGCCTTGATGATGAAATCGAATATTTTGGACATATTTGTTTTCATTTTCAGCAAGCCACCGAAAAATATTTGAAGGCTTTTATCATCTCCAAAGGTTTGCCTTTGAAAAAAATTCACAATCTCCTAGTGTTGCTCGACCACTGTTGTCAGAAAGATTCATCATTCGAAAACTTGAGAGAATCCTGTCAAGATCTCAATCGCTTTTACTTGGACACGCGTTATCCAGCTCATTGGCCGACAAAATTTACAAGACAAGACGCACAGTCCGCTAGACAGTCCTGCGAGGCGGTTGGGAAGATTGTAAAAATAAAAATCTAGTTTCAAAATAAAATATTCGTTTTTGCATATACAAGTTTGTCATCCCTGCGAAGGCAGGGATCCAATAATTTTCAGCTTTTCTGGATTCCCGCCTTCGCGGGAATGACAACAACCAACCCATTATCTTCATTTAGGGCACATCCGGAAACCGTGATAATTGGGAACCTCCCAAAACTGTCCAGATGCTAGGCGCTTGCAAACCCGCAACCGGAGCGTACCTTTAATGGTACGTGAGGATTGCGGGTTTGCGGGCAACAACGCAGATGGACAGTTTTCGGAGGTTCCCTTTACCCTTTTTATAATTTGTGTTAGTACTCACCGACAATATGGCCGATGAAGACAGAACTCTGCTTTTTGGAGGTGGCGAAGGCACGAAAGGGGTGAACCCTCCCTATGTGGTGATTGCTGATGGTCCGCATAAGGGCGCCCGTTTTCCCCTGCAAGAGGGGACGAATATTATTGGCCGTCTGGATGAATATCAGGTTGTGTTGGATGACCAAAGTGTCTCCAGAAAACATTCCGAAATCGTATTTGTTAACGGGAGTTGGACCGTCCATGATTTGGGGAGCAAAAACGGAACCTATGTCAATGGCGCCCAATTATCTGAATCGGTTGTGGTGGGTCACAAAGATTTAATTCGCGTTGGAATTTATACCCTTCGTCTCATTACTCAGGAAATCACACAAGATGAAGAACTCGAAGTTTCCGCACAAGAAATTGGCGAGTGGGGGACCGTTGTGGTTTCGCCGGGTAAAGAGGGGGGAACAGCCCAAATAGGTGTGGAACCCGAAGTGACATCACCTCATTCTCCTCTGGAAGAAAGTGATGAACTGCAACGCAAAACTTTTATCAAACGTCTTGGTGAAAAAAGAGGATGGCTTCCCAAAGCGCGGATTTGGATTTTGGGTGCTCTTCTTTTTTCCGTGGTGCTGATTGCGGGACTCTATTTTTACTGGACAACGATTCTTGCGCCACAGGGAGAAGCGGCGAAAAAGGTTAAGGCGGTGCCTCCTCCTGTCGCCGCTCCAACGCTTGAAATTCAAACCATTCCGCTCGGACCTCCGGAACCTCCCAAACCTCAAACCGTTCCCGTATTTCTGGATTGCATTGCAAATCCTTTCCCAGCGACGGTCCGTTTTCAGGAAAAGGAAATTGGTAAAACGCCTCTTAAGGTCAATGTCGAACTTTTGCCCGAACAGACTTATGACATGGAAGCCACTTTCGATATGGCCGAGATTCAGGAAAAATATACCGACCGCCTTCATTTCACCGTGGATAAAAACCAGTCGATCATCCCGCTTTTGTTTCGCGCGCCGATTGGAACCATCAAAATTATTTCATTGCCGCGGGATGTTTCGCTCTATGTCGAGGCTTATTTTGAATACAACAAATTTCAACCCCGTTCCGTGAAATTGCAAAATGTTGTTTTGAACAAACCGGTTTATGCCCCGTTTGGGCGTTACATTTTGGAACTGCGCAAACCAAAACAAATTGGGGGCGATGCGGCCCACCTCATCGATGATATTATTTTCAGACGCGAGTTTATTTTGAAAGAAGACCAACCGACGTTTGCGCTCGATTTAACGGAGGGAAATTTACAGCAATTCCCGGCCGAAATTCGTTCGATCCCGCCCGGCGCGGATGTTTTTATCGATCAGCAAAAAGTGGGAGTGACACCGTTTACGGGAACCTTGCCCGTGGGGACACATAAGCTGACACTGCGCAAAGAGGGATATTTCGAGGCCACGCAAGATATAACAACTGATATTAACACTCCCTTCAAAACGGAGTTGACGTTGAAAACTTCGCCCGCCGGAGAAAAATTAAATACGGCCAAGGCAAATTTGCGACAAGGATTGTATCAGGAGACGGTTCAGGCTCTGTCGGATGTTTTTACATTAAACCCTTCCCCGCGTGAAACAGCGGAAGCGCGCTATATGTTGGGAAAAGTTTTCCTGCAGTTGAAAGATTATTCAAAAGCTCAGGGCTATTTTACGCAGGCCATGGAACACGAAGATTTTAAATATCCGGCGAAGTTGGGCATTGCCAATGCGCTTGCGGATCAGCAACTCATGCAACAGGCTTTACTGCCGCTTGTGGAAGTTTTGCTCAATGCAAAAGAGGAGGGAGTGCAAAGAGAAGCGCATGAGGTGTTGAGAAAAGTTTCTCCGCTTCGCTCGGTTGTCTACATCCAGTCAGACCCCGTCGGAGCCGCGATTTATTTGAATGACAAAAAACTGGAACAGGTGACGCCGGTTTTACTGCACGAAATGGCGCTTGGAAGTTACCGCATCCGAATCGAAAAACTGGGCTTTGAATCACAAACTCTGACCATCAATCTATCCATCAACGAATTCAACCCTGTCCTAGCAAAACTAAAACCCCTGCCGCAATAATTGCACATTCTCTTTTATGCAAATTGTTCAGCCGGTTTGGAAAAAAAATCTTCGAGAGAGATGCCGTCTCCGCCGATAAGCAATTGTTTTTGGGGTTTGAATTGCCTCGCAAAAGACTCCATTCCCGAATAATTTTCTCTTCGCCGTCCGCTCTTCACTTCAACAGCGGCA
Protein-coding regions in this window:
- a CDS encoding nucleotidyltransferase domain-containing protein, whose protein sequence is MTKKGLQKEIQSITRQLVENYGAKKVILFGSAARGEFSEDSDLDFLILKDNIPYYGKDRLLELDRLIKYRLPTDMFVYSLDEFENLQQMGDPFIQQILQEGKVLHG
- a CDS encoding HEPN domain-containing protein — its product is MAEKKIFMEWVGKADEDFHFASACLDDEIEYFGHICFHFQQATEKYLKAFIISKGLPLKKIHNLLVLLDHCCQKDSSFENLRESCQDLNRFYLDTRYPAHWPTKFTRQDAQSARQSCEAVGKIVKIKI
- a CDS encoding PEGA domain-containing protein; the encoded protein is MLVLTDNMADEDRTLLFGGGEGTKGVNPPYVVIADGPHKGARFPLQEGTNIIGRLDEYQVVLDDQSVSRKHSEIVFVNGSWTVHDLGSKNGTYVNGAQLSESVVVGHKDLIRVGIYTLRLITQEITQDEELEVSAQEIGEWGTVVVSPGKEGGTAQIGVEPEVTSPHSPLEESDELQRKTFIKRLGEKRGWLPKARIWILGALLFSVVLIAGLYFYWTTILAPQGEAAKKVKAVPPPVAAPTLEIQTIPLGPPEPPKPQTVPVFLDCIANPFPATVRFQEKEIGKTPLKVNVELLPEQTYDMEATFDMAEIQEKYTDRLHFTVDKNQSIIPLLFRAPIGTIKIISLPRDVSLYVEAYFEYNKFQPRSVKLQNVVLNKPVYAPFGRYILELRKPKQIGGDAAHLIDDIIFRREFILKEDQPTFALDLTEGNLQQFPAEIRSIPPGADVFIDQQKVGVTPFTGTLPVGTHKLTLRKEGYFEATQDITTDINTPFKTELTLKTSPAGEKLNTAKANLRQGLYQETVQALSDVFTLNPSPRETAEARYMLGKVFLQLKDYSKAQGYFTQAMEHEDFKYPAKLGIANALADQQLMQQALLPLVEVLLNAKEEGVQREAHEVLRKVSPLRSVVYIQSDPVGAAIYLNDKKLEQVTPVLLHEMALGSYRIRIEKLGFESQTLTINLSINEFNPVLAKLKPLPQ